Proteins encoded within one genomic window of bacterium:
- the truB gene encoding tRNA pseudouridine(55) synthase TruB: MSSKPPVKSGLLNVLKPPGMTAHDVVAALRRRLGTKKVGHAGTLDPVATGVLPVAVGTATRLLPYLQSGKEYLAEIQFGVSTSTGDCEGEILDAQDCVFDRAALEAVMPRFRGAIQQRPPMVSAVHYQGKRLYELAREGIVIEDLPLRDVTIEALELVEFYPGARPKALVRVACSAGTYIRSLAIDLGAALGCPASLAFLLRTRAGDFVLDDAFALDEDIRYASEDAYLAHLTRRDASPEDVEAIGYGRTLSAQDEPDGALVRVHAPERLLAIYERRGALLHPRTVFPA; the protein is encoded by the coding sequence TTGAGCTCCAAGCCCCCCGTTAAATCCGGCCTCCTGAACGTCCTCAAGCCCCCCGGCATGACCGCGCACGACGTGGTCGCGGCCCTGCGCCGCCGCCTGGGCACCAAGAAGGTCGGCCATGCCGGCACCCTGGACCCGGTGGCGACCGGCGTGCTGCCCGTGGCGGTGGGGACGGCCACCCGCCTCTTGCCCTACCTGCAATCCGGCAAGGAGTACCTGGCCGAGATCCAGTTCGGTGTCTCGACCTCGACCGGGGACTGCGAAGGCGAGATCCTGGACGCGCAGGACTGCGTCTTCGACCGCGCGGCCCTCGAAGCGGTGATGCCGCGCTTCAGGGGCGCCATCCAGCAGCGGCCGCCCATGGTCTCGGCCGTCCACTACCAGGGCAAGCGCCTGTACGAGCTGGCGCGCGAGGGCATCGTCATCGAGGACCTGCCCCTGCGGGACGTGACGATCGAGGCGCTGGAGCTGGTGGAGTTCTACCCCGGTGCACGCCCCAAGGCCCTGGTGCGGGTCGCCTGCTCAGCGGGCACCTACATTCGCTCGCTAGCCATCGACCTGGGCGCAGCACTCGGCTGCCCGGCCTCCTTGGCCTTCCTGCTGAGGACCCGAGCGGGCGATTTCGTCCTGGACGACGCCTTCGCCCTGGACGAGGACATCCGCTACGCCTCCGAGGACGCCTACCTTGCGCACCTGACGCGCCGGGACGCCTCGCCCGAGGACGTGGAGGCCATCGGCTACGGCCGGACCCTGAGCGCCCAGGACGAGCCCGACGGGGCCCTGGTGCGCGTGCATGCCCCCGAGCGGCTGCTTGCCATCTACGAGCGCCGGGGCGCGCTGCTGCACCCCCGGACGGTCTTCCCCGCCTAG
- a CDS encoding bifunctional homocysteine S-methyltransferase/methylenetetrahydrofolate reductase has translation MRDFRALLAEDRVVVFDGAMGTMLYSKGVFINRCYDELNLKEPDLVREVHAAYIRAGAEVLETNTFGATRPHLEGYGLGEQVKVINRRAAEIAREAAGEERYVAGAVGPLGIRLEPYGPTSEAEAEAFFVEAIEGLLEGGVDCFVLETFSDLREIQQALKAVRSRTDLPVFAQMTIQDDGKTSYGTDPEDAARMLDRWGADVIGLNCSVGPAIILEAIEKVAQVTDKKLSALPNAGMPREIHGRKMYMSSPDYMAKYTKRLIQAGVKFVGGCCGTTPDHIRQIADAARALSPRRQAPAITVQERGTRPLVEPVPLAERSRFGAKLAAGTFVTSVEIVPPKGCDPKVMLEGVRRIRDAGVDAINVPDGPRAQSRMGAMAASLLIEREGIEAVVHYTCRDRNLLGMQSDLLGAAALGIRNLLLVTGDPPKMGPYPQATAVFDIDSIGLSNMVHRLNHGLDLGGNPIGQPTAFCFGVGVNPAALDLAHELDRFAWKVEAGAQYAITQPVFDAEQLKRFLAQVAHFDIPIIAGIWPLASYRNAEFMSNEVPGVVIPPSVLARMQEAEAKGRAAEEGVAIAREMLDEVRGLVQGVQVSAPLGKIPLALAVFGNA, from the coding sequence ATGCGGGACTTCCGCGCGCTGCTTGCCGAGGACCGGGTCGTCGTCTTCGACGGGGCCATGGGCACGATGCTCTATTCCAAGGGCGTCTTCATCAACCGCTGCTATGACGAGCTGAACCTCAAGGAACCGGATCTTGTCCGCGAGGTCCACGCCGCCTATATCCGGGCCGGGGCCGAGGTGCTCGAGACCAACACGTTCGGTGCTACCCGCCCGCACCTGGAGGGCTACGGCCTAGGCGAGCAGGTGAAAGTCATCAACCGGCGCGCCGCCGAGATCGCCCGCGAGGCGGCGGGCGAGGAGCGGTACGTGGCGGGCGCCGTCGGGCCCCTGGGGATCCGCCTGGAGCCCTACGGGCCGACCTCCGAGGCCGAGGCCGAGGCGTTCTTCGTCGAGGCCATCGAGGGCCTCCTCGAAGGCGGGGTGGACTGTTTCGTGCTGGAGACCTTCTCGGACCTGCGCGAGATCCAGCAGGCCCTCAAGGCGGTGCGCAGCCGCACGGATTTGCCCGTCTTCGCCCAAATGACCATCCAGGATGACGGTAAGACCAGCTACGGCACGGACCCCGAGGATGCGGCCCGCATGCTCGATCGCTGGGGCGCGGACGTGATCGGCCTCAACTGCTCGGTGGGGCCCGCCATCATCCTGGAGGCCATCGAGAAGGTGGCCCAGGTGACCGACAAGAAGCTCTCGGCCCTGCCCAACGCCGGCATGCCCCGCGAGATCCACGGTCGCAAGATGTACATGTCGAGCCCCGACTACATGGCCAAGTACACCAAGCGCCTCATCCAGGCGGGGGTCAAGTTCGTCGGCGGCTGCTGCGGGACGACCCCCGACCACATCCGCCAGATCGCGGACGCTGCCCGCGCCCTCTCGCCAAGGCGCCAGGCCCCGGCCATCACCGTGCAGGAGCGTGGGACCCGGCCTTTGGTCGAGCCGGTGCCTCTTGCTGAGCGATCGCGTTTTGGGGCCAAGCTCGCGGCCGGCACGTTCGTCACCTCGGTCGAGATCGTCCCACCCAAGGGCTGCGATCCCAAGGTCATGCTCGAAGGGGTGCGCCGCATCCGGGATGCGGGGGTGGATGCCATCAACGTGCCGGACGGCCCGCGCGCCCAGAGCCGGATGGGGGCCATGGCGGCCTCTCTGCTCATCGAGCGCGAGGGGATCGAGGCGGTGGTCCATTACACCTGCCGCGATCGCAACCTGCTCGGCATGCAGAGCGACCTGTTGGGGGCGGCGGCCCTCGGCATCCGCAACCTGCTGCTGGTCACGGGCGATCCGCCCAAGATGGGGCCCTATCCCCAGGCGACGGCGGTCTTCGACATCGACTCGATCGGCCTCTCCAACATGGTCCACCGCCTCAACCACGGCCTGGACCTGGGCGGCAACCCCATCGGGCAGCCCACGGCTTTCTGCTTCGGCGTCGGCGTCAACCCGGCCGCGCTCGACCTTGCGCACGAGCTCGATCGCTTCGCCTGGAAGGTCGAGGCGGGGGCTCAGTATGCCATCACCCAGCCGGTCTTCGACGCAGAGCAGCTCAAGCGCTTTCTGGCGCAGGTCGCGCACTTCGACATCCCCATCATCGCGGGGATCTGGCCCTTGGCGAGCTATCGCAACGCCGAGTTCATGAGCAACGAGGTGCCGGGGGTGGTGATCCCGCCGTCGGTTCTTGCCCGCATGCAGGAGGCCGAGGCCAAGGGACGGGCGGCCGAAGAGGGCGTGGCGATCGCCCGCGAGATGCTCGACGAGGTCCGAGGCCTGGTGCAGGGCGTCCAGGTCAGCGCGCCCCTCGGCAAGATCCCCCTGGCCTTGGCGGTGTTCGGGAACGCTTAA
- the metH gene encoding methionine synthase: protein MSRYLEALQRRILVYDGAMGTSLQNFNLTADDYGGKEGCNEYLVLVKPEVVEAVHDSFMAVGCDVLETDTFGGNWLKLEEYGLGDRTYEQNYQAAQLARRVADRYSTPEHPRFVAGSIGPTGMLPSSDDPALGNITFEQLAAIFEEQAQPLVEGGCDVLLIETSQDILEVKAAIAGIERYFKKSGKRVALQVQVTLDTSGRMLLGTDIAAAIAILEALPIDVIGLNCSTGPEHMRGPIAIFAERATKPVSIIPNAGLPLNVDGKAVYPLEPAPMAEALKTFVTAYGVNVVGGCCGTTPAHLKAIVEAVSGLEPKPKNPDRTPHVASAIRATSLHQLPKPLLVGERVNAQGSRKLKQFLLNDDYDGVLEVAREQVEGGAHVLDVCVALTERGDEAEQMRRVVKKLAMGIEAPLMIDSTEPAVIVEALRTNPGRAIVNSVHLENGRTRIDALLPHVLEHGAAVVALTIDEVGMAKSAERKLEVAKRIHSIVCGEYGLPNEALIFDDLTFTLATGDEEFRDSAMATIDGIRLIKEAMPGVLTVLGVSNVSFGLAPHARGVLNSVFLHHCVQAGLDLAIVNPAHITPLAEIPAEQRELTEELIFNRQPDALQRFIEYFEANKAAASGGAQAEDPTAGMTCEEKLHYQILHRKKDGIEVLLDEAMQARSPVEVLNTVLLPAMKDVGDKFGKGELILPFVLQSAEVMKKAVAHLEQFLEKKEGYTKGKVVLATVYGDVHDIGKNLANTILTNNGYTVYDLGKQVPINTIIDKAIEVGADAIGLSALLVSTSKQMPLCVNELHKRGLNFPVMVGGAAINRSFGRRIAIADDGQFYAAGTFYANDVFEGLSIVDALTDPERRDAFVSKMKEEALAAAAKPKASASTVVAPAVRSAVRTDVAIPTAPFWGHKVIEGIPLDRVYECLDLKSLFRLSWGGRSTNGEEWVRLLREEFHPRLEALKLRAKKEGFLTPKVVYGYYPCQADGDTLLIYDSPQGKTVRTTFSFPRQPDGEYLCLADYFAPVSSGRMDVVAFQAVTMGPGSTELNEALQAKGDYSEGYYLHGLSVEAAEALAEVAHRHIRKEWALTEAQGKRYSWGYPAIPDLEDHGKLFGLMPIAETIGMTLTESFQLVPEQSTVAVVLHHPEAKYYAVRPQAGERVSPHPRLVKEGV, encoded by the coding sequence ATGAGCCGATATCTCGAAGCCTTGCAGCGCCGCATCCTCGTCTACGACGGGGCCATGGGGACCTCTCTCCAGAACTTCAACCTCACGGCCGACGACTACGGCGGCAAAGAGGGCTGCAACGAGTACCTGGTGCTGGTGAAGCCCGAGGTGGTCGAGGCGGTGCACGACAGCTTCATGGCGGTCGGCTGCGACGTGCTCGAGACCGATACCTTCGGCGGCAACTGGCTCAAGCTCGAGGAGTACGGCCTCGGCGATCGCACCTACGAGCAGAACTACCAGGCGGCGCAATTGGCGCGTCGGGTGGCGGACCGTTACAGCACCCCCGAGCATCCTCGCTTCGTCGCAGGCTCGATCGGCCCTACCGGCATGCTGCCCAGCAGCGACGATCCGGCGCTTGGCAACATCACCTTCGAGCAGCTGGCGGCCATCTTCGAGGAGCAGGCCCAGCCCCTGGTCGAGGGCGGCTGCGACGTGCTCTTGATCGAGACCTCCCAGGACATCCTGGAGGTGAAGGCCGCGATCGCGGGCATCGAGCGCTACTTCAAGAAATCCGGCAAGCGCGTCGCGCTCCAGGTCCAGGTCACTCTCGACACCAGCGGCCGTATGCTGCTCGGCACCGACATCGCGGCTGCGATCGCGATCCTCGAGGCCCTGCCCATCGACGTGATCGGCCTCAACTGCTCCACCGGCCCCGAGCACATGCGCGGGCCCATCGCCATCTTCGCCGAGCGCGCCACCAAGCCCGTCTCGATCATCCCCAACGCGGGCCTGCCCCTCAACGTGGACGGCAAGGCCGTCTATCCCCTCGAACCCGCCCCCATGGCCGAGGCCCTCAAGACCTTCGTCACCGCGTACGGCGTCAACGTGGTGGGCGGCTGCTGCGGCACCACCCCCGCGCACCTCAAGGCCATCGTCGAGGCGGTTTCGGGCCTCGAACCCAAGCCCAAGAACCCGGACCGCACCCCGCACGTGGCGAGCGCCATCCGTGCGACCAGCCTTCACCAGTTGCCCAAGCCCCTCTTGGTCGGTGAGCGGGTCAACGCCCAGGGCAGCCGCAAGCTCAAGCAGTTCCTGTTGAACGACGACTACGACGGCGTGCTCGAAGTCGCCCGCGAGCAGGTGGAGGGCGGCGCGCACGTCCTCGACGTATGCGTGGCCCTGACCGAGCGCGGCGACGAGGCCGAGCAGATGCGCCGCGTCGTCAAGAAGCTCGCCATGGGCATCGAGGCCCCTCTGATGATCGACTCGACCGAGCCTGCGGTCATCGTCGAGGCGCTCAGGACCAACCCGGGCCGCGCCATCGTCAACTCGGTCCACCTCGAGAACGGTCGGACGCGCATCGACGCCCTGCTGCCCCACGTCCTGGAGCACGGGGCCGCGGTGGTGGCGCTGACCATCGACGAGGTCGGCATGGCCAAGAGCGCCGAGCGCAAGCTGGAGGTCGCCAAGCGCATCCATTCCATCGTGTGCGGCGAGTACGGCTTGCCGAACGAGGCCCTCATCTTCGACGACCTGACCTTCACCCTCGCCACCGGCGACGAGGAGTTCAGGGACTCGGCCATGGCGACCATCGACGGCATCCGCCTCATCAAGGAGGCCATGCCGGGGGTGCTGACGGTGCTCGGCGTGAGCAACGTCAGCTTCGGCCTCGCGCCTCACGCCCGTGGGGTGCTCAACTCGGTCTTCCTGCACCACTGCGTGCAGGCGGGGCTGGATCTGGCCATCGTCAACCCGGCCCACATCACGCCTCTTGCCGAGATTCCCGCCGAGCAGCGCGAGCTGACCGAGGAGCTGATCTTCAACCGCCAGCCGGACGCCCTGCAGCGCTTCATCGAGTACTTCGAGGCCAACAAGGCGGCTGCCTCGGGCGGCGCCCAGGCCGAGGACCCCACCGCGGGCATGACCTGCGAAGAGAAGCTCCACTACCAGATCCTCCACCGCAAGAAGGACGGCATCGAGGTGCTCCTGGACGAGGCCATGCAGGCAAGGAGCCCCGTCGAGGTGCTCAACACGGTCCTGTTGCCCGCCATGAAGGACGTGGGCGACAAGTTCGGCAAGGGCGAGCTGATCCTGCCCTTCGTGCTGCAGTCCGCCGAGGTCATGAAGAAGGCGGTCGCCCACCTGGAGCAGTTCCTGGAGAAGAAGGAAGGCTACACCAAGGGCAAGGTCGTGCTCGCCACGGTCTACGGCGACGTCCACGATATCGGTAAGAACCTCGCCAACACCATCCTGACCAACAACGGCTACACGGTCTACGACCTGGGCAAGCAGGTGCCCATCAACACCATCATCGACAAGGCGATCGAGGTGGGGGCGGACGCCATCGGCCTTTCGGCCCTCTTGGTCTCGACCTCCAAGCAGATGCCCCTGTGCGTCAACGAGCTGCACAAGCGGGGGCTCAACTTCCCCGTCATGGTGGGCGGGGCGGCCATCAACCGCAGCTTCGGCCGTCGAATCGCGATCGCCGACGACGGCCAGTTCTACGCGGCGGGCACCTTCTACGCCAACGACGTCTTCGAGGGCCTCTCCATCGTGGACGCCCTGACCGATCCCGAGCGCCGCGACGCCTTCGTTTCCAAGATGAAGGAGGAGGCCCTCGCTGCTGCCGCCAAGCCCAAGGCGTCAGCCTCAACGGTGGTCGCCCCTGCCGTTCGCTCGGCGGTGCGCACCGACGTGGCGATCCCCACGGCCCCCTTCTGGGGCCACAAGGTGATCGAGGGCATCCCGCTCGATCGGGTCTACGAGTGCCTGGATCTCAAGAGCCTCTTCCGCCTCTCGTGGGGCGGCCGCTCCACCAACGGTGAGGAGTGGGTGCGCCTCTTGCGCGAGGAGTTCCACCCGCGCTTGGAGGCCCTCAAGCTGCGCGCCAAGAAGGAAGGCTTCCTCACCCCCAAGGTGGTCTACGGCTACTACCCCTGCCAGGCGGATGGGGACACCCTCCTCATCTACGACTCGCCCCAAGGTAAGACGGTCCGCACGACCTTCTCCTTCCCGCGCCAGCCGGACGGCGAGTACCTGTGCCTCGCCGACTACTTTGCCCCGGTCAGCTCGGGCCGGATGGATGTGGTGGCCTTCCAGGCCGTGACCATGGGGCCCGGCTCGACCGAGCTGAACGAGGCCTTGCAGGCCAAGGGCGATTACTCGGAGGGCTATTACCTGCACGGCCTCTCGGTGGAGGCCGCCGAGGCCCTCGCCGAGGTCGCGCACCGCCACATCCGCAAGGAATGGGCCCTCACCGAGGCCCAGGGCAAGCGCTACAGCTGGGGCTACCCCGCCATCCCCGACCTGGAGGACCACGGCAAGCTCTTCGGCCTGATGCCCATCGCCGAGACCATCGGCATGACGCTGACCGAGTCCTTCCAGCTGGTGCCCGAGCAGTCGACCGTCGCGGTGGTGCTGCACCACCCGGAGGCCAAGTACTACGCCGTTCGGCCTCAGGCGGGCGAGCGTGTCAGCCCGCACCCGCGCCTCGTCAAGGAAGGGGTCTAG
- a CDS encoding DHH family phosphoesterase, which yields MASSLPTDIARLREGGPTTWVVASHMNPDCDTLGSAIAMKRLLRAFGHRVIHLCPDPVPDAYRFLPGADEVVTELPADLPADAGLVTLDAADMGRFGRLRERLEAFSLIVDVDHHVSNPRFGHVNVVLEDAAATGEVVYRLFKHFAIPIDPEAAVGMYVALVTDTGGFAYEATNAESHEMAAALIRAGVQPGVISRALYEHVPLAELKIKAMGLASATLAAAGRVAYTTITRAMLDEVGAKEEHTEGLSESLRALAGVEVSFFLRETASGALKASMRSKAAVDVSRLAAKFGGGGHRRAAGCTFDMPMDQAVQTLLEAIDLELQAPR from the coding sequence ATGGCGAGTAGCCTGCCCACCGACATCGCGCGGCTGCGCGAAGGGGGGCCCACCACCTGGGTGGTCGCCTCCCACATGAACCCTGACTGCGACACCCTGGGCTCGGCGATCGCCATGAAGCGCCTGTTGCGCGCCTTCGGCCACCGGGTGATCCACCTGTGCCCGGACCCGGTGCCCGACGCCTACCGCTTCTTGCCGGGGGCGGACGAGGTCGTCACCGAGCTGCCCGCTGACCTGCCCGCCGACGCGGGTCTGGTCACGCTGGACGCGGCGGACATGGGCCGCTTCGGGCGGCTGCGCGAGCGGCTCGAAGCCTTTTCGCTCATCGTCGACGTGGACCACCACGTCTCGAACCCCCGCTTCGGCCACGTGAACGTGGTGCTCGAGGACGCGGCGGCCACGGGCGAGGTGGTCTATCGTTTGTTCAAGCACTTCGCAATCCCCATCGACCCCGAGGCCGCCGTCGGCATGTACGTGGCGCTGGTGACCGACACCGGCGGCTTCGCCTACGAGGCGACCAACGCCGAGAGCCACGAGATGGCCGCGGCCCTGATCCGCGCAGGGGTCCAGCCCGGGGTGATTTCGCGGGCCCTCTACGAGCACGTGCCGCTCGCCGAGCTCAAGATCAAGGCCATGGGCCTTGCGAGCGCGACGCTGGCTGCGGCCGGCCGTGTCGCCTACACGACCATCACCCGCGCCATGCTCGACGAGGTCGGCGCCAAAGAAGAGCACACCGAGGGCCTCTCGGAGAGCCTGCGCGCCCTGGCGGGGGTGGAGGTCTCCTTCTTCTTGCGCGAGACCGCGAGCGGCGCCCTCAAGGCCAGCATGCGCTCCAAGGCGGCCGTGGACGTCTCGCGCCTCGCGGCCAAGTTCGGCGGGGGCGGCCACCGCCGCGCCGCCGGCTGCACCTTCGACATGCCCATGGACCAAGCGGTCCAGACCCTTCTAGAAGCGATCGACCTTGAGCTCCAAGCCCCCCGTTAA
- the rbfA gene encoding 30S ribosome-binding factor RbfA, whose amino-acid sequence MGNQRAERVSEVIKDVVADAIRRLKDSRITGMVSITDVEVSGDLRHAKIFVSIYGDEPTQAQTMEGLQSAVGFVRSEVGKAVKLRVVPELHFKQDRSIEHGAHIHDLLARIKREGGDSEGHGE is encoded by the coding sequence ATGGGCAACCAGCGAGCCGAACGGGTCTCCGAGGTCATCAAAGACGTGGTCGCGGACGCCATTCGCCGCCTCAAGGATTCTCGCATCACGGGCATGGTCTCGATCACCGACGTCGAAGTTTCGGGTGATCTGCGCCACGCCAAGATCTTCGTCTCCATCTACGGCGACGAGCCCACCCAGGCCCAGACCATGGAAGGGCTCCAGTCGGCGGTCGGTTTCGTCCGCTCCGAGGTCGGCAAGGCCGTGAAGCTGCGGGTGGTGCCCGAGCTCCACTTCAAGCAGGACCGCTCCATCGAGCACGGGGCCCACATCCACGACCTCCTGGCGCGCATCAAGCGCGAAGGGGGCGACTCGGAAGGCCATGGCGAGTAG
- a CDS encoding phosphatidylserine/phosphatidylglycerophosphate/cardiolipin synthase family protein: MRWTSPIAIAITALSLAGCSLRTIPPTSVPFSDVSLSHAPSTELQLPIATPAEEFGVDTRIADTGEPIEAFAIPVRSVAPAPAWQTNSSAQLHVNPAETLPALKALIKSAQKTLYIEVFTIADDSYGRAITPLLIDAAKRGVTVKFLCDFAGSQFSGGAKLGKQMTAAGIEFKMWSPRTIVKDNQKRGINITHRKLYLADGDRGLTGGVNLNAPFDTTTHDILIDFRGAQAQQRHEEFARDWKMAKGSALSYPALEAGKQYGSVRTQTLVTSPPEGRFEARDGIFEAIDGAQREILVEQQYLWDQDLCDRLLAAAKRGVLVRAIVPSNSDKAFKHLNYQSLNAILKAGGQARLFKGETVASYVHTKYFAVDDRIAFIGSVNGDTRALNDNQELDVAITDPGLVLELKTRLFERDWAQGSLAYEITSSRWYENPFAKLWDLVAYYL, encoded by the coding sequence ATGCGCTGGACGAGCCCGATCGCGATCGCCATCACCGCCCTGAGCCTGGCAGGGTGCAGTTTGCGGACCATCCCGCCGACGAGCGTCCCATTCTCGGACGTTTCCCTCTCGCACGCCCCCTCAACGGAGCTCCAGCTGCCGATCGCCACCCCGGCCGAGGAGTTCGGAGTCGACACGCGCATCGCAGACACCGGCGAGCCAATCGAGGCCTTCGCGATCCCCGTGCGCTCGGTTGCTCCTGCCCCTGCATGGCAAACCAACAGCTCGGCCCAGCTCCACGTGAATCCCGCCGAGACCCTGCCCGCTCTCAAGGCCCTCATCAAGAGCGCCCAGAAGACCCTCTACATCGAAGTCTTCACCATCGCGGACGACAGCTACGGCCGGGCGATCACGCCGCTCTTGATCGATGCGGCCAAGCGCGGCGTCACGGTCAAGTTCCTCTGCGACTTCGCAGGCAGCCAGTTTTCGGGCGGCGCCAAGCTCGGCAAACAGATGACGGCCGCCGGCATCGAGTTCAAGATGTGGTCGCCCCGCACCATCGTCAAGGACAACCAGAAGCGCGGCATCAACATCACCCACCGCAAGCTCTACCTGGCAGACGGCGATCGCGGCCTGACCGGCGGCGTCAACCTGAATGCCCCCTTCGACACCACCACCCACGACATCCTGATCGACTTCCGCGGCGCCCAGGCCCAGCAGCGCCACGAGGAGTTCGCCCGCGACTGGAAGATGGCCAAGGGGAGCGCGCTGTCTTACCCCGCGCTCGAGGCGGGCAAGCAGTACGGGAGCGTCCGGACGCAGACCCTGGTGACGAGCCCTCCCGAGGGGCGCTTCGAGGCCAGAGACGGCATCTTCGAGGCCATCGACGGGGCCCAGCGCGAGATCCTGGTCGAGCAGCAATACCTCTGGGACCAGGACCTGTGCGATCGCCTCCTGGCCGCCGCCAAGCGGGGAGTCCTCGTCCGGGCCATCGTGCCCAGCAATTCGGACAAGGCCTTCAAGCACCTCAACTACCAGTCGCTGAACGCCATCCTCAAGGCAGGCGGGCAGGCGCGCCTCTTCAAGGGCGAAACCGTGGCCTCCTACGTCCACACCAAGTACTTCGCGGTGGACGACCGGATCGCCTTCATCGGCTCCGTCAACGGGGACACCCGCGCGCTCAACGACAACCAAGAACTGGACGTCGCCATCACCGACCCGGGGCTGGTGCTCGAGCTAAAGACCCGCCTCTTCGAGCGGGACTGGGCGCAGGGGAGCCTGGCCTACGAGATCACGTCCTCGCGCTGGTACGAGAATCCCTTCGCCAAGCTCTGGGACCTCGTCGCCTACTACCTGTAG